From one Nematostella vectensis chromosome 7, jaNemVect1.1, whole genome shotgun sequence genomic stretch:
- the LOC125568274 gene encoding uncharacterized protein LOC125568274, protein MFRFEDYKTCGSHGVDVTNLPEDHRLNVIIREYLDKYRDILLDASDDGTTNNFLLLTDKGKPFSGPAFSTHMKSVFYHLTGVSVNLHLLRSSFVTYCYGDSQCTDAMKDSLASALRHTRKQAQLTYDRRNSSEKKSLAVSLASELAENTIESLSAQPSDRNAGLDKGSWVALTVEGSTLANPNILLARIQNLMPGRKASLLWFKATAEKGLYAFHYDEASWIESLDALVPVQVKEIKNSPGLYKLTTSLKKIHRAVLGNN, encoded by the exons ATGTTCAGATTCGAGGATTACAAAACATGTGGCTCTCATGGGGTTGATGTCACAAATTTGCCA GAAGATCACAGATTGAACGTCATCATAAGGGAATATCTGGACAAATACAGAGATATTCTTCTCGACGCCTCTGACGATGGCACAACCAACAATTTTCTTCTCCTG acaGATAAAGGAAAACCCTTTAGTGGTCCAGCATTCTCAACCCACATGAAGTCTGTCTTTTACCACCTAACAGGAGTGAGTGTCAACTTGCACCTTCTGAGAAGCTCCTTCGTGACTTATTGTTATGGGGACAG CCAGTGCACCGACGCAATGAAAGACAGTTTGGCGTCGGCCTTGAGACACACAAGGAAGCAAGCTCAACTCACCTATGACCGTAGAAATTCCAGCGAAAAGAAGAGTTTGGCTGTCAGCCTTGCTTCAGAATTAGCAGAAAATACAATCGAGTCACTATCGGCTCAGCCGTCCGACAGAAATGCAGGGCTTGATAAAGGTAGCTGGGTTGCTCTCACAGTAGAAGGCAGCACTCTGGCAAATCCGAACATTCTGCTAGCTAGAATTCAGAACCTCATGCCCGGTAGAAAGGCTTCGCTACTGTGGTTCAAGGCCACTGCGGAAAAAGGCCTGTACGCTTTTCACTACGATGAAGCCAGCTGGATAGAAAGCTTAGATGCCTTAGTTCCCGTCCAAGTGAAAGAGATTAAAAACTCTCCCGGCCTCTACAAATTGACcacatcattgaaaaaaatacacagggcGGTCTTAGGGAACAACTGA
- the LOC125568427 gene encoding uncharacterized protein LOC125568427: MKSVFYHLTGVSVNLHLLRSSFVTYCYGDSQCTDAMKDSLASALRHTRKQAQLTYDRRNSSEKKSLAVSLASELAENTIESLSAQPSDRNAGLDKGSWVALTVEGSTLANPNILLARIQNLMPGRKASLLWFKATAEKGLYAFHYDEASWIESLDALVPVQVKEIKNSPGLYKLTTSLKKIHRAVLGNN; encoded by the exons ATGAAGTCTGTCTTTTACCACCTAACAGGAGTGAGTGTCAACTTGCACCTTCTGAGAAGCTCCTTCGTGACTTATTGTTATGGGGACAG CCAGTGCACCGACGCAATGAAAGACAGTTTGGCGTCGGCCTTGAGACACACAAGGAAGCAAGCTCAACTCACCTATGACCGTAGAAATTCCAGCGAAAAGAAGAGTTTGGCTGTCAGCCTTGCTTCAGAATTAGCAGAAAATACAATTGAGTCACTATCAGCTCAGCCGTCCGACAGAAATGCAGGGCTTGATAAAGGTAGCTGGGTTGCTCTCACAGTAGAAGGCAGCACTCTGGCAAATCCGAACATTCTGCTAGCTAGAATTCAGAACCTCATGCCCGGTAGAAAGGCTTCGCTACTGTGGTTCAAGGCCACTGCGGAAAAAGGCCTGTACGCTTTTCACTACGATGAAGCCAGCTGGATAGAAAGCTTAGATGCCTTAGTTCCCGTCCAAGTGAAAGAGATTAAAAACTCTCCCGGCCTCTACAAATTGACcacatcattgaaaaaaatacacagggcGGTCTTAGGGAACAACTGA
- the LOC125568275 gene encoding uncharacterized protein LOC125568275 has translation MAQAAGLVQYDSITDDSEETENHVPADESTATDPQASTDDTAKKKVHPDERSSRKYAIPIAELTTEMAKLLRDVKVFFTKDINLERKGSPISPSTWTKANERILCYLGFCRDTLHYKDISPDLFLRTRLLERYLDYLKTDRKLASSTLANHAASLIYPAKFLNREHAVTLYRDVKVVSQLRGACNAFQRQARAAQPTQEDLVNANKWLPWDEVIHCVDMQTERFDMARSQSAKAREKDKRSGHCELPRPVTENTSRD, from the exons ATGGCGCAGGCCGCGGGCTTGGTCCAGTATGACAGTATTACAGATGACAGTGAAGAAACGGAGAATCACGTGCCCGCCGATGAAAGCACCGCTACTGACCCGCAGGCCTCAACAGACgacacagcaaaaaaaaaagtgcatcCGGATGAACGTTCTTCGCGAAAATATGCCATACCGATCGCTGAACTCACAACGGAGATGGCTAAGCTTTTAAGAGATGTTAAGGTTTTTTTCACCAAAGACATTAATTTGGAAAGAAAAGGGTCGCCCATTTCTCCCTCGACCTGGACGAAGGCAAATGAGAGAATTCTAt gtTATCTTGGGTTCTGTAGAGACACGCTTCATTACAAAGACATCAGCCCAGATCTATTTTTAAGAACACGGTTACTCGAAAGGTATCTGGATTATTTAAAG ACGGACAGGAAGCTTGCATCGTCTACCCTAG CCAATCACGCTGCCTCCTTGATCTACCCAGCAAAATTCTTGAACCGAGAACACGCCGTCACCCTCTACAGGGATGTCAAAGTCGTTTCGCAGCTGAGGGGTGCCTGCAATGCGTTTCAGAGGCAGGCCCGCGCTGCGCAGCCCACGCAAGAGGACCTTGTCAATGCAAATAAGTGGTTGCCATG GGATGAGGTGATTCATTGTGTGGACATGCAGACAGAAAGATTTGACATGGCACGCTCACAG AGTGCCAAGGCTAGGGAGA AGGACAAGAGATCCGGACACTGCGAATTGCCCCGTCCGGTGACAGAGAACACGTCCAGGGACTGA
- the LOC125568276 gene encoding uncharacterized protein LOC125568276, with protein sequence MKSVFYHLTGVSVNLHLLRSSFVTYCYGDSQCTDAMKDSLASALRHTRKQAQLTYDRKNSSEKKSLAVSLASELAENTIESLSAQPSDRNAGLDKGSWVALTVESSTLANPNILLARIQNLMPGRKASLLWFKATGKKACTLFTTMKPTG encoded by the exons ATGAAGTCTGTCTTTTACCACCTAACAGGAGTGAGTGTCAACTTGCACCTTCTGAGAAGCTCCTTCGTGACTTATTGTTATGGGGACAG CCAGTGCACCGACGCAATGAAAGACAGTTTGGCGTCGGCCTTGAGACACACAAGGAAGCAAGCTCAACTCACCTATGACCGTAAAAATTCCAGCGAAAAGAAGAGTTTGGCTGTCAGCCTTGCTTCAGAATTAGCAGAAAATACAATCGAGTCACTATCAGCTCAGCCGTCCGACAGAAATGCAGGGCTTGATAAAGGTAGCTGGGTTGCTCTCACAGTAGAAAGCAGCACTCTGGCAAATCCGAACATTCTGCTAGCTAGAATTCAGAACCTCATGCCCGGTAGAAAGGCTTCGCTACTGTGGTTCAAGGCCACTGGGAAAAAGGCCTGTACGCTTTTCACTACGATGAAGCCAACTGGATAG